A single region of the Anaerostipes rhamnosivorans genome encodes:
- a CDS encoding iron-containing alcohol dehydrogenase: protein MQNFRFMSPTDFIFGKDTELQVGTEIQKYGKKVLFHYGGGHIKKNGLYDRIITSMDDSGIEYIELGGVKANPDVGLVREGIEICREEQVDFILAAGGGSVIDSAKAIAMGVSYERDVWDFFEGEAEIPEALPVGVILTIPATGSEASNTTVVTNSAEGHLKRAVSSDLLKPVFSIMNPELTYSLPAYQTAAGGVDIMSHVLERYFTLEPDCGFTDRLCEATLRTVIQCLPNVLKNPNDYAARAELMWTGTIAHNGILGVGRIEDWGSHMLGHEISALYDLTHGATLSIIIPQWMEYVYQTDLTRFVKYAVNVWQVEEDFYHPERTALEGMKRTKEYFRSVGMPVSLSEAGIGAEGIEEMAEKCTKYGAVGGFMKLEKEDCMTIYKNAR from the coding sequence ATGCAGAACTTCAGGTTTATGAGTCCCACAGATTTTATTTTTGGAAAAGACACGGAACTTCAGGTGGGGACGGAGATTCAGAAATATGGGAAAAAAGTCCTGTTCCATTATGGGGGAGGACACATTAAGAAAAATGGATTATATGACAGGATCATAACTTCCATGGACGATAGCGGAATTGAATACATAGAATTGGGAGGTGTCAAGGCAAACCCGGATGTGGGACTGGTCAGAGAGGGAATAGAAATCTGCAGGGAAGAACAGGTTGATTTTATTTTGGCAGCAGGGGGAGGAAGTGTGATCGACTCAGCAAAGGCAATCGCCATGGGAGTTTCTTATGAGAGAGATGTGTGGGATTTCTTTGAAGGAGAAGCGGAAATCCCGGAGGCCCTTCCAGTGGGAGTGATCCTGACCATTCCTGCCACAGGAAGTGAGGCCAGTAATACAACAGTCGTCACAAACTCAGCGGAGGGACATTTAAAAAGAGCTGTATCCAGCGATCTGCTGAAACCGGTTTTTTCAATTATGAATCCTGAACTGACCTATTCTCTTCCGGCCTATCAGACAGCGGCAGGAGGAGTGGATATCATGTCCCATGTGCTGGAGCGGTATTTTACATTAGAGCCGGACTGTGGATTTACGGACCGTCTTTGTGAGGCAACACTCCGGACCGTGATCCAGTGTCTGCCGAACGTACTGAAAAACCCTAATGATTATGCGGCGAGAGCGGAGCTTATGTGGACAGGGACAATTGCCCACAATGGAATTCTCGGAGTGGGCAGAATCGAGGACTGGGGCAGCCATATGCTCGGCCATGAGATCAGCGCCCTTTATGATCTGACACACGGTGCTACTCTGTCCATTATCATACCGCAGTGGATGGAATATGTGTATCAAACGGATCTCACTCGGTTTGTAAAGTACGCCGTCAACGTGTGGCAGGTGGAAGAAGATTTTTATCACCCGGAACGGACAGCGCTTGAAGGTATGAAAAGAACAAAAGAATATTTCCGCTCTGTAGGAATGCCGGTGTCGCTTTCGGAGGCGGGCATCGGGGCAGAAGGGATTGAAGAGATGGCAGAAAAATGTACAAAGTACGGAGCTGTCGGTGGGTTTATGAAACTAGAAAAGGAAGATTGTATGACGATCTACAAAAATGCAAGATAG
- a CDS encoding DUF2200 family protein, whose protein sequence is MEQQKVFQISFSKIYPLLVNKAIKKGRYREEVDEIMSYSPLFPSRF, encoded by the coding sequence ATGGAACAACAGAAAGTTTTTCAAATCAGTTTTTCCAAAATATATCCTCTTCTCGTGAACAAAGCTATAAAAAAGGGACGGTATAGAGAAGAAGTGGATGAAATTATGAGTTATTCACCACTATTTCCGTCGCGCTTTTGA
- a CDS encoding DUF1905 domain-containing protein, whose amino-acid sequence MNDKVYEYESLIYKAGETGGAYVIFPYDIREEFGRGRVKVHATFDGEPYDGSIVNMGIKNKDGTVCYIIGLRKDIRQRIGKQPGDHVLVNVKERE is encoded by the coding sequence GTGAACGACAAAGTGTATGAATATGAATCATTAATTTATAAGGCAGGTGAGACTGGCGGTGCCTATGTAATATTTCCCTATGATATCAGGGAAGAATTCGGCCGCGGAAGGGTAAAGGTACATGCCACGTTTGACGGTGAACCGTATGATGGAAGCATTGTAAATATGGGAATTAAGAATAAGGACGGTACGGTCTGTTATATTATCGGCCTGAGAAAGGACATCCGCCAAAGGATCGGAAAGCAGCCGGGAGACCATGTTTTGGTGAATGTAAAGGAAAGGGAGTAG
- a CDS encoding class II fructose-bisphosphate aldolase — translation MIISMGELLKKAKKEGYGVAAPNVFDSLSVKACFETADKLKAPVILDCAGLPFLEEVADLARFYERKYSNVPAALNLDHGGPYEEIVCAIKFGFSSVMIDRSTLPYEENASEVKEVVKMAHAAGVSVEAELGHVGQGFEYESTRDGGLTDPKEAMDFVKETGIDCLAVAVGTSHGAYKGEPHLEFELLKELHETIPVPLVLHGGSGTGDDNLKKAVETGIQKVNLFTDLCTAGVQSMCGYLGIDWSCMAEGKGSTELANMKANMCDAGLAAKEGYARALEHYMKLFGGEGQA, via the coding sequence TTGATCATTTCAATGGGTGAATTATTAAAGAAAGCAAAAAAAGAAGGCTATGGGGTGGCGGCTCCAAATGTGTTTGACAGCCTGAGTGTAAAAGCATGTTTTGAGACGGCAGACAAGTTAAAGGCTCCGGTGATCCTGGACTGTGCGGGGCTTCCATTTCTGGAAGAGGTGGCAGATCTTGCAAGATTTTACGAAAGAAAATATTCCAATGTGCCGGCGGCTTTGAATCTGGACCATGGGGGACCATATGAGGAAATCGTCTGTGCCATTAAGTTTGGTTTCAGTTCCGTCATGATTGACCGCTCCACACTTCCCTATGAGGAAAACGCAAGTGAGGTAAAGGAAGTCGTCAAGATGGCCCACGCAGCGGGGGTTTCCGTGGAGGCAGAGCTGGGCCATGTGGGTCAGGGGTTTGAATATGAGTCCACCAGAGACGGCGGGCTGACAGATCCGAAAGAAGCCATGGACTTTGTGAAAGAGACGGGGATCGACTGTCTGGCAGTGGCGGTGGGAACTTCCCACGGGGCATATAAAGGAGAACCTCATCTGGAGTTTGAGCTTCTGAAGGAGCTTCACGAAACAATTCCGGTTCCCCTGGTGCTTCACGGAGGCTCCGGCACAGGGGACGACAACTTAAAAAAAGCAGTGGAAACGGGGATCCAGAAGGTGAATCTATTTACAGACCTCTGTACCGCTGGGGTGCAGAGTATGTGCGGGTACCTGGGAATCGACTGGAGCTGCATGGCAGAAGGGAAAGGTAGTACGGAGCTTGCCAATATGAAAGCAAATATGTGTGACGCCGGATTAGCAGCTAAAGAAGGGTATGCCCGGGCACTGGAACACTATATGAAGCTGTTTGGCGGAGAAGGACAGGCTTAG
- a CDS encoding zinc-dependent alcohol dehydrogenase has protein sequence MQREKMRFSVLTEKGHAEVRERKLPEIGSNQVLVRQLACNICTTDYGQWLGLREHQGYPMAGGHEGCGVIEILGPDVKDFAVGDYVSIAYDGCGECEPCRRGDVLHCTGMSGGQRSEDGYLGNFGFADYCVRNTRSLIKMNPELKPAEAAFLEPLATVVKGLKKLQVRPMETVAVIGAGTMGLLNALAARANGCRVLVTELMEKKLKTAEAMGFETIDAGACDPVEAVKELTGGTGADAVIVAVGITAANDQALAMVKETDGRILFFAAGYPAPELKIDSNILHYRRLELFGTFAADSIDFFTAGEMLSSGTVDVSKLVEPETFALDDIQEAFRHASEPGRYRVSVRLNE, from the coding sequence ATGCAGAGAGAAAAGATGAGGTTTTCTGTACTGACAGAGAAAGGACATGCAGAGGTCAGGGAGAGAAAACTGCCGGAAATAGGGAGTAACCAGGTGCTGGTAAGACAGCTGGCATGCAATATCTGTACGACAGATTACGGACAATGGCTGGGGCTCAGGGAGCATCAGGGTTATCCTATGGCCGGAGGACATGAGGGGTGCGGTGTGATCGAGATCCTGGGACCGGACGTCAAGGATTTTGCAGTGGGGGATTATGTTTCAATCGCTTATGACGGCTGCGGGGAATGTGAGCCGTGCCGCCGCGGAGATGTGCTTCACTGTACCGGTATGTCAGGCGGTCAGAGGTCAGAGGATGGCTATCTCGGCAATTTTGGCTTTGCGGACTATTGTGTTAGGAATACCAGAAGCCTGATCAAAATGAATCCGGAGCTTAAGCCGGCGGAAGCTGCATTTCTGGAGCCTTTGGCTACGGTCGTAAAGGGTCTTAAAAAGCTTCAAGTCAGACCTATGGAAACAGTGGCAGTCATTGGGGCAGGCACCATGGGACTTTTAAATGCACTGGCGGCCAGAGCAAACGGGTGCAGGGTCCTTGTCACAGAACTGATGGAAAAGAAGCTGAAAACGGCGGAAGCTATGGGGTTTGAGACCATTGATGCAGGGGCTTGTGATCCGGTGGAAGCGGTGAAAGAGCTGACTGGTGGAACTGGAGCCGATGCAGTCATTGTTGCCGTAGGGATCACGGCCGCCAATGACCAGGCGCTTGCTATGGTAAAAGAAACTGATGGCAGAATTCTGTTTTTCGCGGCAGGGTATCCGGCGCCGGAGCTGAAGATTGATTCTAACATTCTTCATTACCGCAGACTGGAATTGTTCGGTACCTTTGCCGCAGATTCCATTGACTTTTTTACAGCAGGGGAAATGTTAAGCTCTGGGACAGTGGATGTGTCAAAGCTGGTGGAGCCAGAAACATTTGCGCTGGATGATATACAGGAGGCATTCCGGCATGCGTCTGAGCCTGGGAGGTATAGAGTCAGTGTTCGTTTAAATGAATGA
- a CDS encoding InlB B-repeat-containing protein, giving the protein MGKKGLLLGLLLALALAVTHGTMLAAKTEESEAETTEQLLTDNIGTTEENTAETTETTNVITTEQNKKPEKIEMQTGKTTKKKMAQAPLKKTADGQTLLDVSAGSIVIKSTGASGGGIADETSLNPKGYRITGSTTTNNVVVEKGVTTDLTLDNVSITNNAAKKNCIDVSHANVTITLVGDNMLSCGMIGYGALVKDGMDDTELTIQCENIKEGHQCKKNDCGSLDVKGTVLHATAIGNSNVKKEKPQETGVANLIFKGGIINANAGEHICAIGAACGSGDFGGYAKNIRIEGGIITALGGEYCAGIGGSFACKVDGIYITGGTVYASGGQNSPGIGSGGGIDYAYPSGTFDISNIVISGGDTVVKAVGDKATNMPGIGCGKPDDNPNNPGVATNVVAYPNTGYQGYIQDGISETEYSFSKESPFQEKQNIKVDKYFTMVYFGPFRDENKIDPVTSEQMGANHIISKTGGNAFTEAQLKELAKTNGKDKDGNAFSVNDFLLTDNSQIEAINEAKVKGKTGDFLLTISTANKTNVTITVSLRGNGIDAAGDSDGSAFEMIGANDIKKETGGSAFTENELKQLCDVKGKDKDGNNFELKDFKIDENELKALNEAKVKKNTGKYPLTYQTPDGESVTVEVLLTGTVEVAFDTDGGKEVPGNQKIDSGKQITRPENPKKQGYIFEGWYYINKDGKEAEWNFEDPVYENMTLKAKWKEEPKTEAASTTGTTAEEKTTKAASTVEKESTDIPDWEYSKRERSVKTGETVAKTGDQAKIPLFITVLGISLAGIVFVSRKQKK; this is encoded by the coding sequence GTGGGAAAAAAGGGATTATTACTGGGATTGTTACTGGCTCTTGCGCTGGCAGTGACCCACGGTACCATGCTGGCGGCAAAAACAGAGGAGTCTGAGGCGGAAACAACAGAGCAGCTTTTAACGGACAACATAGGTACAACGGAAGAGAATACGGCGGAAACAACAGAAACTACAAATGTGATCACAACAGAACAGAATAAGAAGCCAGAAAAAATTGAGATGCAGACAGGAAAAACAACCAAGAAGAAAATGGCGCAGGCTCCGCTAAAGAAGACAGCAGATGGGCAGACACTTTTGGATGTAAGCGCGGGAAGTATCGTGATCAAGAGTACCGGGGCTTCCGGGGGCGGAATAGCAGATGAGACAAGCCTGAATCCAAAAGGATACCGGATCACCGGCAGTACAACGACAAATAATGTGGTGGTAGAAAAGGGAGTCACTACGGATCTCACCCTGGATAATGTGAGCATCACGAATAATGCAGCAAAGAAAAACTGCATAGATGTCTCCCACGCCAATGTTACGATTACGTTGGTGGGCGACAACATGCTTTCTTGTGGTATGATAGGATATGGAGCTTTAGTGAAGGACGGAATGGACGATACAGAACTCACGATACAATGTGAGAATATAAAAGAGGGACATCAATGCAAAAAAAATGATTGTGGTTCTCTGGACGTGAAGGGTACAGTGTTACATGCCACAGCAATTGGAAACAGCAATGTGAAGAAGGAAAAACCACAAGAGACCGGAGTTGCAAACTTAATCTTTAAAGGTGGTATCATCAATGCAAATGCAGGAGAACATATATGCGCAATCGGTGCAGCGTGCGGCTCCGGTGACTTTGGAGGCTACGCAAAAAATATCCGCATAGAGGGAGGAATCATAACTGCTTTAGGCGGGGAATATTGTGCTGGAATTGGAGGAAGTTTTGCCTGTAAAGTTGATGGAATCTATATTACAGGAGGTACTGTCTATGCCTCAGGAGGGCAAAATTCCCCGGGAATTGGTTCAGGTGGTGGCATAGACTATGCTTATCCTTCCGGAACTTTCGACATATCAAATATCGTGATCAGTGGCGGGGATACAGTGGTGAAAGCTGTTGGGGACAAAGCCACAAACATGCCAGGAATTGGCTGCGGAAAACCAGACGATAATCCCAACAATCCTGGAGTGGCAACAAATGTTGTTGCCTATCCCAATACCGGATATCAGGGTTATATACAAGACGGAATTTCAGAGACGGAATATAGTTTTAGCAAGGAATCACCATTTCAGGAAAAACAGAATATCAAAGTAGACAAGTATTTTACCATGGTTTATTTCGGACCATTTCGTGATGAAAATAAGATTGATCCTGTTACAAGCGAACAGATGGGAGCCAATCATATCATTAGCAAAACCGGAGGGAATGCTTTTACGGAAGCACAATTAAAGGAATTAGCTAAAACTAATGGAAAAGACAAGGATGGAAATGCTTTTTCTGTGAATGATTTTCTGCTGACGGACAATTCTCAGATAGAAGCCATCAATGAAGCCAAGGTAAAAGGAAAAACCGGGGATTTTCTCTTGACGATCTCCACGGCAAATAAAACCAACGTTACGATCACCGTGTCTCTCAGGGGAAACGGGATTGATGCGGCCGGAGATAGTGACGGGAGTGCTTTTGAGATGATTGGAGCCAATGATATTAAAAAAGAAACCGGAGGAAGTGCTTTTACAGAAAATGAACTAAAACAATTATGTGATGTCAAAGGAAAAGACAAAGATGGGAATAACTTTGAGCTGAAAGACTTTAAGATCGATGAGAACGAATTAAAGGCTTTAAATGAGGCAAAGGTTAAGAAAAATACAGGGAAGTACCCGCTGACCTATCAAACACCGGACGGAGAGAGTGTGACAGTGGAAGTTTTACTTACAGGGACAGTGGAGGTGGCTTTTGATACGGACGGGGGAAAAGAAGTTCCTGGAAACCAGAAGATCGACAGCGGAAAACAAATAACGAGGCCAGAAAATCCGAAGAAACAAGGTTACATCTTTGAAGGCTGGTACTACATAAACAAAGACGGTAAGGAAGCCGAGTGGAATTTTGAGGACCCTGTTTATGAAAATATGACGCTGAAAGCCAAATGGAAAGAGGAGCCAAAGACTGAGGCGGCTTCAACAACAGGGACAACAGCAGAGGAAAAAACTACGAAAGCAGCATCCACGGTGGAAAAAGAGAGCACGGACATACCAGACTGGGAATACAGTAAACGGGAAAGATCGGTAAAGACAGGGGAAACGGTTGCTAAAACTGGTGACCAGGCTAAAATTCCACTTTTTATTACTGTGTTAGGCATTTCACTCGCAGGAATTGTATTTGTCAGCAGGAAGCAAAAGAAATAA
- a CDS encoding PTS system mannose/fructose/sorbose family transporter subunit IID, translating into MMEQEKKAAAEENEELLTKKDINKSFNRWYVSAEVSNSYERMQAVSFCYSMIPCLKKLYTKKEDLSEALTRHLNFFNSQGTWSTPIHGITISMEEEMAKTGNVSGSAITGIKTGLMGPLAGIGDTIDWGTLKTIIYGIAVTFGMTGSVLGAVIPFAFTILTYFIAKGLWNLGYKIGKESVKSILNAGWIKDLISGTSILGLFMMGALSAQYVSLSTPVSFKVAGSKIAIQTILDSIAPGLLPLGIVFGIYFVLKNKTQKYGLISICIVAVCIIGSLTGLF; encoded by the coding sequence GCTGACCAAAAAAGATATCAATAAAAGCTTTAACCGGTGGTATGTCAGCGCCGAGGTATCCAATTCTTATGAGCGTATGCAGGCGGTTTCCTTCTGCTACAGCATGATCCCATGTCTGAAAAAGCTTTATACCAAAAAAGAGGATCTTAGTGAAGCTCTGACCAGGCATCTGAACTTTTTTAACTCCCAGGGAACATGGAGCACACCAATCCACGGGATCACTATCTCCATGGAAGAAGAGATGGCCAAGACCGGAAATGTTTCCGGCTCTGCGATCACAGGGATCAAAACAGGCCTGATGGGCCCGTTGGCGGGGATTGGAGATACCATTGACTGGGGAACGTTAAAAACGATCATCTACGGAATCGCGGTCACATTCGGAATGACCGGAAGTGTCCTCGGGGCAGTGATTCCGTTTGCATTTACGATCCTTACCTATTTTATCGCAAAAGGTTTGTGGAATCTTGGGTATAAGATCGGAAAAGAATCCGTCAAATCCATTTTAAATGCAGGATGGATCAAAGATCTAATCTCAGGAACGAGCATCCTTGGTTTATTTATGATGGGAGCACTGAGCGCACAGTATGTCTCGCTGAGCACACCGGTCAGCTTTAAGGTGGCGGGCTCAAAGATTGCGATCCAGACCATACTGGACAGCATCGCACCTGGGCTGTTACCTCTGGGAATCGTGTTCGGGATCTATTTTGTGCTGAAAAATAAAACGCAGAAATATGGATTGATCTCCATATGCATTGTAGCTGTATGTATCATCGGTTCTCTGACAGGACTGTTTTAA
- a CDS encoding CoA transferase subunit A, translating to MISKVVTKEEAIAKIHDGQTIMFGDWHGEHSAEELITGMLEKGVKDISAIAVSGGMPDQGLGRLIHEKLVKELITTHIGLNPEARDQMFAGDLKVEFVPQGTFAERIRCGGAGLGGCLTPTGVGTDIEKGKQKLTIDGKEYLLELPLHADVALIKAWKADTIGNLAFRYTGRATNSYMAFAADIVIVEVEELVEVGELGPDEIDVPAPITDMVYVRTGEKKPFCPMWQRARAKAEGGGK from the coding sequence TTGATCTCAAAAGTAGTGACCAAGGAAGAAGCAATCGCAAAAATCCATGACGGACAGACGATCATGTTTGGAGACTGGCATGGAGAACACTCTGCCGAAGAGCTGATTACTGGAATGTTGGAAAAGGGTGTCAAAGACATTTCGGCTATAGCTGTCTCCGGCGGCATGCCTGACCAGGGACTTGGAAGGCTGATCCATGAAAAATTGGTAAAGGAGCTCATCACAACTCACATTGGTTTAAACCCGGAAGCCCGGGACCAAATGTTCGCAGGTGATTTAAAGGTGGAGTTTGTCCCCCAGGGTACTTTTGCAGAACGAATCCGCTGCGGCGGAGCCGGCCTTGGCGGCTGCCTTACCCCCACCGGCGTGGGTACGGATATTGAAAAAGGAAAGCAGAAATTGACCATAGACGGCAAGGAATATCTGCTGGAACTTCCGCTCCATGCGGATGTCGCCTTGATTAAGGCGTGGAAAGCTGATACCATCGGAAATCTTGCTTTCCGTTACACTGGAAGAGCCACCAACAGTTATATGGCTTTTGCCGCAGACATTGTCATTGTTGAGGTTGAAGAGCTGGTCGAAGTTGGAGAACTGGGACCTGATGAGATTGACGTGCCTGCTCCTATCACCGATATGGTTTATGTAAGAACTGGTGAAAAGAAACCTTTCTGCCCTATGTGGCAGCGTGCGAGGGCAAAAGCAGAAGGAGGTGGAAAGTAA
- a CDS encoding 3-oxoacid CoA-transferase subunit B, translating to MAELTGRALIASRCAKFFKDGDFVNLGIGIPMMCVNYLPEGVELWLEAEIGIVGCGSTPKWEDADPDIIDAGGQPASIIKGGSICDHTTSFAFIRGGHVDATVLGTLQVDQEGNIANWTIPGKLAPGMGGAMDLCAGVKKIIVATDHCEKNGASKILKKCTLPLTGAKCVTDIVTERCYFEVTDEGLVLREVAPGYTVDDILACTEADVIVPDEVGVME from the coding sequence ATGGCGGAACTTACAGGACGTGCACTGATCGCATCCCGTTGTGCAAAGTTTTTCAAAGACGGGGATTTTGTAAATTTAGGAATCGGTATTCCTATGATGTGTGTCAATTATTTGCCTGAAGGTGTAGAGCTATGGCTGGAAGCTGAGATCGGTATTGTCGGCTGTGGCTCCACCCCAAAATGGGAGGATGCTGACCCGGATATCATCGACGCCGGGGGACAGCCCGCTTCTATTATCAAAGGCGGAAGCATCTGTGACCACACGACTTCTTTTGCTTTCATCCGAGGCGGCCATGTGGATGCCACCGTACTGGGAACTCTGCAGGTTGATCAGGAAGGAAATATCGCCAACTGGACGATCCCGGGCAAGCTTGCTCCAGGCATGGGAGGAGCAATGGATCTCTGTGCCGGAGTGAAAAAAATCATTGTTGCCACGGATCACTGCGAGAAGAACGGTGCTTCAAAGATTCTTAAAAAATGTACACTTCCTCTTACCGGAGCTAAATGTGTCACTGATATCGTAACCGAACGGTGCTATTTTGAGGTGACAGACGAGGGCCTCGTCCTCAGAGAAGTTGCTCCCGGCTATACGGTGGACGACATTCTTGCCTGCACAGAGGCGGACGTGATCGTGCCGGATGAAGTGGGAGTTATGGAATAA
- a CDS encoding enoyl-CoA hydratase/isomerase family protein — translation MELQKLHYDVADGIATITMDYPKNLNAIDEQMADELIYVVEKAEADPDARVVVLKGAPKAFSAGGDIGYFYDLIKSGGEINMDGLIGKVGKVTNGLKSMSKLVIVAVSGAAAGAGFSLALSGDLIIAADNAKFIMAFSNIGLVPDTGGAYLLAKEIGEKKTMELCATGRPVDAQEAKDLGFVYKVTTKEDLDAEVAKFAKRLAAGPQVSYKNVKKQIYAAAFSDYERYLEDVEIPTQHECSNTEDFKEGCSAFMEKRRPKFQGK, via the coding sequence ATGGAACTTCAGAAACTGCATTATGATGTGGCAGACGGAATTGCGACTATAACGATGGACTATCCTAAGAACCTGAACGCCATTGATGAACAGATGGCAGATGAACTTATCTATGTTGTTGAAAAGGCTGAGGCAGATCCGGATGCCAGGGTCGTTGTACTGAAAGGAGCGCCGAAAGCATTTTCAGCCGGAGGTGATATCGGTTATTTTTATGATCTGATCAAAAGCGGCGGTGAGATAAATATGGATGGACTCATCGGCAAGGTCGGCAAAGTCACCAACGGCCTGAAATCCATGAGCAAGCTGGTGATCGTGGCAGTCAGCGGCGCGGCGGCAGGTGCAGGTTTCAGCCTTGCCCTTTCCGGTGATCTTATCATTGCGGCAGACAACGCAAAGTTTATCATGGCTTTTTCAAACATCGGACTTGTCCCGGATACCGGCGGTGCCTATCTCCTGGCAAAAGAGATCGGTGAAAAGAAGACAATGGAACTTTGTGCAACCGGACGTCCCGTAGACGCACAGGAAGCAAAAGATCTTGGTTTCGTGTACAAGGTCACAACAAAGGAAGATCTGGATGCGGAAGTTGCCAAGTTTGCTAAGAGGCTGGCCGCCGGCCCTCAGGTATCTTATAAGAATGTTAAAAAGCAGATCTATGCTGCCGCATTCTCTGATTACGAGCGCTATTTAGAGGATGTAGAAATTCCGACACAGCATGAGTGTTCCAATACGGAAGATTTCAAGGAAGGCTGCTCCGCATTTATGGAAAAACGGAGACCTAAATTCCAGGGGAAATAG
- a CDS encoding DUF2200 family protein has product MENVIRWHTVYSQKELEEILEKPISYKEFFEKAPQLNKHRILIKGTICGVRVEEVKDPLMREIRYLDKLIDKLARGKPMDKILRN; this is encoded by the coding sequence GTGGAAAATGTCATACGATGGCATACAGTTTACAGCCAGAAAGAATTGGAAGAGATTCTTGAAAAGCCAATCAGTTATAAGGAATTTTTTGAAAAAGCACCGCAACTGAATAAACATAGAATTCTTATAAAAGGTACTATATGCGGTGTAAGGGTAGAGGAGGTTAAGGACCCTCTGATGCGGGAAATTCGATATCTTGACAAGCTCATTGACAAGCTGGCCAGAGGAAAACCAATGGATAAAATACTGCGGAATTAA